GAAAAAGGAGAATTTGTCGTACATATTTCTGACGAATCGTATGTAGCAGCAATTAACGAAACAGCAGCTAACCTCCCGCCAAATGAAAGTGAAATTGAACTAGCAAAACTAACACCAATCGAAAGTGAAGTCATCTCTGTTCCAGGTGTAAAAGAAGCAAATATTCGAATGGAATGCGTATTAGAACGTGCAATTCCACTTGGCGGAACGGAAGACTCACCAGCTTGTGATCTACTAATTGGACGCGTCGTTCGTTTCCACGTTGCCGAACATCTATATGAAAAAGGGCGCATTCACGCAGAAGGACTCAAACCAATAAGCCGCCTAGCAGGACACAACTATGCAAAATTAGGAGAACAATTTGAATTAGTTAGGCCAATCTAAAAGTGGAAGCGGCTCGCTCAGAATCGCAGGGCACTTCAAGCTCTCGACCTTGAAGCGCTTTTTGCTTCATGCGAGAGAGCGAAATGACCGGAGATTCTAGCCGCTGAAGCTGGATAATATCTAAAAGCGGAGGCAGCTAGATTCCTCCCATCACTCAAATATAAAATCCCCTGCTTTTTAGCAGGGGATTTTATCATTGTAATTCTTCCTTCTTTTCCTCTAAAGTAGGCATTTTCTCTTTTTTCGGCTTCCCTAGCTTAATTACGAAGAAGTATAGGGAAAGCAATGTAATAAGAAAAACAATTAAAAACGGGTACGGAGAGTAAAAAGCACGCGCCGCCTCAGTCTTTCCCGCAACAAATTTCAATGACTCAATATCTAAAAACTCAGCAAACATTTGTACACCGAGCATACTAAACCAAAAAACAAAAAAACTAATAATAATACCAAAAACTTGCTTCAATCTCGTCATTCATCTCATCCTTTCTATATCTGTAATTTTTAGCGTAATAAATATAGTACAAACAAAATATTCACAGAAAGGAACTATCTCACCATTCACGAATTAACTTAATCCAACCTAACATCGAAATTTGCAAAATAATACCCCAAATTATAAGTCTTCTTAGCCATCGAGGAAAGAAGGTTAAAAATTTAACATACCATTCCAATAGCTTGTTCATAATTCCCTCCTACATAAAATTATATAGGAAAAAGGATATATAATCCAAACCCAACCAAAATGATACCACCTACTATCTCACCGTATGTACCGAGCATATCTTTCGCATGTCTCCCAATTAATAAACCAATCCACGCTAATAACATGCTAACAAATCCAAAAAGTAAAATCGTAATAATTGTCTGTGCCCCATAAATACCAAGACTAAGCCCTACTGAGAAACTATCTATACTGACGCCAAATGCAAATACGAATAAACTAATTCCAATAGGGGCAGTTCTAGTCTCTTCATTTTGTAAAATGGTCGAATATACGATATAAAACCCTAGTCCGATTAATAAAATAGCACCCGCAAAATGTGCGATATCTCCATATTTCTCTGATAAAAAACGACCTAGTACCATTCCTATAAACGGCATAATAATATGAAATATCCCTATCGTCATACCAATATACAGGATTTGTCTTAACTTTAGGGGCATCATCCCCATACCAAGACTCACCGAGAACGCATCCATCCCTAAGGCGAATGCCATAATTATTAAAG
This DNA window, taken from Bacillus cereus ATCC 14579, encodes the following:
- a CDS encoding DUF3935 domain-containing protein, encoding MTRLKQVFGIIISFFVFWFSMLGVQMFAEFLDIESLKFVAGKTEAARAFYSPYPFLIVFLITLLSLYFFVIKLGKPKKEKMPTLEEKKEELQ
- a CDS encoding flavin reductase family protein: MLSINPNEQTEKDNYKLLTGSIIPRPVAFVTSVTKEGVLNGAPYSYFNIVAANPPLISVSVQRKAGERKDTSRNAIEKGEFVVHISDESYVAAINETAANLPPNESEIELAKLTPIESEVISVPGVKEANIRMECVLERAIPLGGTEDSPACDLLIGRVVRFHVAEHLYEKGRIHAEGLKPISRLAGHNYAKLGEQFELVRPI
- a CDS encoding manganese efflux pump MntP, which encodes MTFEQLIPLIIMAFALGMDAFSVSLGMGMMPLKLRQILYIGMTIGIFHIIMPFIGMVLGRFLSEKYGDIAHFAGAILLIGLGFYIVYSTILQNEETRTAPIGISLFVFAFGVSIDSFSVGLSLGIYGAQTIITILLFGFVSMLLAWIGLLIGRHAKDMLGTYGEIVGGIILVGFGLYILFPI